The following are encoded together in the Salmonella enterica subsp. enterica serovar Choleraesuis genome:
- the mhpT gene encoding 3-(3-hydroxy-phenyl)propionate transporter — MNNDTRHSPQHLMLTIGLCFLVALMEGLDLQAAGIAAVGIAEAFSLDKMQMGWIFSAGILGLLPGALAGGMLADRLGRKRILIASVGLFGLFSLATALAWDYPSLLFARLMTGVGLGAALPNLIALTSEAAGPRFRGTAVSLMYCGVPIGAALAASLGFSGTGNQWQTVFWVGGVVPLLLVPMLMRWLPESQAFTRKEVGSQPMPLRALLEAGSASATLLLWVCYFFTLLVVYMLINWLPMLLVEQGFSSTQAAGVMFALQIGAASGTLLLGMLMDRLRPLTMALLIYSGMFCSLLALGTLSSFSAILAAGFVAGLFATGGQSVLYALAPLFYRTEIRATGVGVAVAVGRLGAMSGPLLAGKMLALGAGTIGVMGAAAPGIVLAGMAVFWLMNRRGEAVTDPISG, encoded by the coding sequence ATGAATAACGATACCCGCCACTCCCCCCAACACTTGATGCTCACTATCGGACTCTGCTTTTTGGTTGCCCTCATGGAGGGGTTAGACCTCCAGGCAGCTGGCATTGCTGCAGTTGGCATTGCCGAAGCCTTTAGCCTGGACAAAATGCAGATGGGCTGGATATTCAGCGCCGGTATTCTCGGTCTGCTACCCGGAGCGCTGGCGGGAGGTATGCTGGCCGACAGGCTGGGCCGCAAGCGCATTCTTATTGCTTCGGTGGGGCTATTTGGCCTGTTTTCACTGGCGACGGCACTCGCCTGGGACTATCCATCGCTGCTATTTGCCCGCCTGATGACCGGCGTAGGCCTCGGGGCGGCATTACCTAATCTGATAGCGTTGACTTCCGAGGCCGCTGGCCCTCGTTTTCGTGGTACTGCCGTTAGCCTGATGTACTGCGGTGTACCGATAGGCGCTGCGCTGGCCGCCAGCCTGGGCTTTTCCGGCACAGGCAATCAATGGCAGACGGTCTTTTGGGTCGGTGGAGTGGTACCTTTACTGCTGGTTCCGATGTTAATGCGCTGGCTGCCCGAGTCACAGGCTTTTACTCGTAAAGAAGTGGGTTCACAGCCTATGCCGCTGCGCGCTCTGCTGGAAGCGGGTAGCGCATCTGCCACTTTGCTGCTGTGGGTGTGCTATTTCTTCACTCTGCTAGTGGTTTATATGCTGATTAACTGGCTGCCGATGCTGTTGGTGGAGCAGGGTTTTAGTAGCACCCAGGCCGCAGGCGTAATGTTTGCCCTGCAAATTGGCGCGGCCAGCGGCACATTACTGTTAGGGATGCTGATGGACAGGCTGCGTCCGCTGACCATGGCGCTACTTATATATAGCGGAATGTTTTGCTCACTGCTGGCTCTCGGCACTCTGTCTTCATTTAGCGCAATCCTGGCGGCAGGTTTTGTGGCCGGTTTGTTCGCTACCGGTGGCCAGAGCGTGCTTTATGCGTTAGCCCCATTGTTCTATAGAACCGAAATCCGGGCGACCGGAGTCGGTGTAGCGGTAGCCGTTGGCCGATTGGGGGCGATGAGTGGCCCGCTGCTGGCCGGGAAAATGCTCGCGCTGGGGGCGGGAACTATCGGCGTTATGGGGGCTGCGGCTCCTGGGATCGTACTGGCCGGGATGGCGGTGTTCTGGCTAATGAACCGCAGAGGAGAAGCCGTAACCGATCCGATAAGCGGTTGA
- a CDS encoding rhodanese has product MSALEQLAYYQQKLAWETDSWDLYLALKNNENIVVIDGRSEEAWRREHIPGSINLPHREICTNSTEQLDKSKMYICYCDGIGCNGSTRTAMKLLTLGFQVKELLGGLDWWKRDGYTTAGTEGREGLPVACGC; this is encoded by the coding sequence ATGTCTGCACTCGAACAACTGGCCTACTATCAGCAAAAACTCGCCTGGGAAACTGATTCATGGGATCTCTATCTGGCGCTGAAGAACAATGAAAATATCGTAGTGATTGATGGGCGCAGTGAAGAAGCCTGGCGGCGTGAGCATATCCCCGGCTCCATTAACCTTCCCCACCGGGAGATTTGTACGAACAGTACCGAGCAGCTGGATAAATCCAAAATGTATATCTGCTACTGCGATGGCATTGGGTGCAATGGTTCAACCCGCACCGCAATGAAACTTCTGACCCTGGGATTCCAGGTGAAAGAGTTACTGGGTGGGCTGGACTGGTGGAAACGCGATGGATATACCACTGCGGGTACTGAAGGTCGGGAGGGGCTTCCCGTGGCCTGCGGGTGCTAA
- the dnaG gene encoding DNA primase, translating into MAGRIPRVFINDLLARTDIVDLIDARVKLKKQGKNFHACCPFHNEKTPSFTVNGEKQFYHCFGCGAHGNAIDFLLNYDKLDFVESVEELAAMHNLEVPYENGNAPGQIERHQRQSLYHLMSGLNDFYRQALTQSDALEARRYLERRGLSSEIIERFAIGFAPSGWDNVLKRFGGNPENRQSLSDAGMLVTNDRGRSYDRFRERVMFPIRDKRGRVIAFGGRVLGDGQPKYLNSPETDIFHKGRQLYGLYEAQQDNPEPRRLLVVEGYMDVVALAQFGINYAVASLGTSTTADHIQLLFRSTNNVICCYDGDRAGRDAAWRALETALPWMTDGRQLKFMFLPDGEDPDTLVRKEGKEAFEARMEEAQPLSQFLFNSLLPQVDLSTPDGRAQLSTLALPLISQVPGETLRIYLRQELGNKLGIMDDSQLDRLMPKQQENTATQKPKQLKRTTLRILIGLLLQNPQFAALVPPLNGLDSSKLPGLSLFAELVATCIETPGLTTGQIIEKYRGSEQAPALEKLSMWDDIADKDIAEKTFTDALEHMFDSVLELRLTELIARARTHGLSPQEREEVRVINEARAKK; encoded by the coding sequence ATGGCTGGACGAATCCCACGCGTCTTTATCAATGACTTGCTGGCACGCACCGACATCGTCGATCTGATTGATGCTCGTGTGAAGCTAAAAAAGCAAGGCAAAAACTTCCATGCGTGCTGTCCATTCCACAACGAGAAAACCCCCTCCTTCACCGTAAACGGTGAGAAACAGTTTTATCATTGCTTTGGCTGCGGTGCGCACGGCAACGCCATCGATTTTCTGCTCAATTACGACAAGCTCGATTTTGTTGAAAGCGTAGAAGAACTGGCGGCCATGCATAACCTGGAAGTGCCGTATGAAAACGGCAATGCGCCAGGGCAAATTGAACGCCATCAGCGTCAGAGCCTGTACCATCTGATGAGCGGCCTGAATGATTTTTATCGCCAGGCATTAACGCAGTCTGACGCGCTGGAAGCTCGCCGTTATCTCGAACGGCGCGGTTTGAGCTCCGAGATTATTGAGCGCTTTGCCATTGGCTTCGCCCCGTCGGGCTGGGATAACGTCCTGAAGCGCTTTGGCGGCAACCCGGAGAATCGGCAGTCGCTAAGCGATGCGGGCATGCTGGTCACCAATGATCGGGGCCGCAGCTATGACCGCTTCCGCGAGCGCGTAATGTTCCCAATCCGCGATAAACGCGGGCGGGTTATCGCTTTTGGTGGACGCGTATTAGGCGACGGGCAGCCGAAATATCTGAACTCCCCGGAGACAGATATTTTCCATAAAGGACGTCAGCTATATGGGCTATATGAAGCCCAGCAGGATAATCCCGAACCCCGGCGGCTGCTGGTGGTCGAAGGATATATGGACGTGGTGGCCCTGGCCCAGTTTGGCATTAATTATGCCGTAGCTTCGCTTGGTACCTCGACAACGGCAGACCATATTCAGCTGCTGTTTCGGAGCACTAATAACGTCATTTGCTGTTATGACGGCGACCGCGCCGGGCGCGATGCGGCATGGCGAGCATTAGAAACGGCTCTGCCGTGGATGACCGATGGCCGCCAGCTGAAATTTATGTTTTTGCCTGACGGCGAAGATCCCGACACTCTGGTACGTAAAGAAGGCAAAGAAGCCTTTGAGGCCAGAATGGAAGAAGCGCAGCCGCTGTCGCAGTTTCTGTTTAACAGCCTGTTGCCTCAGGTCGATCTGAGTACGCCGGATGGCCGGGCACAGCTTAGCACCCTGGCACTACCGCTGATAAGTCAGGTTCCGGGTGAAACCCTGCGTATTTATTTGCGCCAGGAGCTGGGCAACAAACTGGGCATTATGGACGATTCGCAGCTTGATCGTTTGATGCCAAAACAGCAGGAAAATACCGCTACGCAAAAGCCAAAACAGCTAAAGCGTACAACCCTGCGTATACTAATAGGATTATTGCTGCAAAACCCGCAATTCGCGGCGCTGGTTCCCCCGTTGAACGGGCTGGACAGCAGCAAATTGCCGGGTCTTAGCCTGTTTGCGGAACTGGTGGCCACCTGTATTGAGACGCCAGGACTGACTACTGGACAAATTATTGAGAAGTATCGGGGCTCAGAACAGGCACCAGCCCTTGAAAAACTGTCCATGTGGGACGATATAGCAGATAAGGACATTGCAGAAAAGACCTTTACCGATGCGCTTGAGCACATGTTTGACTCCGTGCTGGAGCTGCGGTTAACAGAGCTTATCGCCAGAGCCAGAACTCATGGCCTCAGCCCGCAGGAACGCGAAGAAGTCCGCGTTATTAACGAGGCGCGGGCAAAAAAGTAA
- a CDS encoding LysR family transcriptional regulator produces MNKLEAMALLVKVSELGSMSAVSRAHKIPLTSVSRNIAELENSLGVRLLTRSTRRISLTDAGRDYVAAARRILEEVEQAERAATGEYQTPKGELVITAPAMFGRRHVLPLVTEFLEQYPQITVRLLLSDRNDSLIDENIDIAIRIGKLPDSSLIAIPLGSMRTVTCASTQWLARNGTPQTPEQLIHLPCITIEAPMPSTGWRYTGGKDNMQRIVAVHQRLGVTAPEAAVDAAIRHAGLTRVLHYQAQEGLRSGELKLVLEPFETPPVPVTLLHVSRALLPLKLRRFIEFVTPRLRESLNELGSVRGKT; encoded by the coding sequence ATGAACAAGCTTGAGGCGATGGCGCTACTGGTAAAAGTCAGCGAGCTGGGCAGTATGTCGGCGGTGTCGCGGGCGCATAAAATCCCGCTCACTTCGGTGAGCCGAAATATTGCCGAATTAGAAAACAGCCTAGGTGTCAGGCTGCTTACCCGTAGTACTCGCCGGATTTCACTGACAGATGCCGGACGCGATTATGTCGCCGCGGCGCGCCGTATTTTAGAAGAAGTTGAGCAGGCCGAACGTGCCGCTACCGGTGAGTATCAGACACCAAAAGGCGAGCTGGTCATTACGGCACCAGCCATGTTTGGCCGTCGTCACGTTCTTCCTTTAGTTACCGAATTTCTGGAGCAATATCCCCAGATAACCGTGCGACTATTGCTTAGCGACCGTAACGATTCGCTGATCGATGAAAATATCGATATCGCTATCCGGATCGGCAAATTACCGGATAGCTCTCTAATTGCTATTCCTTTAGGTTCAATGCGCACTGTTACCTGTGCCAGCACCCAGTGGCTCGCGCGTAACGGCACTCCACAAACCCCGGAACAGCTGATACATTTGCCTTGTATTACTATCGAAGCCCCTATGCCATCCACGGGATGGCGCTACACCGGGGGCAAAGATAATATGCAACGCATCGTGGCGGTTCACCAGCGGCTAGGAGTAACCGCACCGGAGGCCGCGGTTGACGCGGCGATACGCCATGCAGGATTGACCAGGGTATTACATTACCAGGCTCAGGAAGGCTTACGAAGCGGAGAGCTAAAGCTGGTACTGGAACCATTTGAGACACCTCCAGTACCGGTTACTTTGCTTCACGTTTCACGCGCATTACTGCCGCTTAAGCTGCGTCGATTTATTGAGTTTGTCACGCCGCGGCTAAGGGAGTCACTTAACGAGCTGGGCAGCGTTCGTGGCAAAACTTAA
- the uppP gene encoding undecaprenyl-diphosphatase, giving the protein MSDMHSLVVAAILGVVEGLTEFLPVSSTGHMIIVGHLLGFEGDKAKTFEVVIQLGSILAVVVMFWRRLFGLIGINFGRQPQQGAQGGRLTLAHILLGMLPAVVLGLIFHGEIKELFTPRTVTYALIVGGILLIAAELLKPKTPRAVAVDDMTLRQAFVIGCFQCLALWPGFSRSGATISGGMLMGVSRYAASEFSFLLAVPMMMGATVLDLYKSIGFLTMADVPMFAVGFVTAFLVALVAIKTFLEVIKRISFIPFAIYRFIVAIMVYTVFL; this is encoded by the coding sequence ATGAGTGATATGCACTCCCTGGTCGTCGCCGCGATACTTGGCGTGGTTGAGGGATTAACTGAATTCCTGCCGGTATCCAGTACCGGACATATGATTATCGTGGGCCATCTGCTGGGTTTTGAGGGCGATAAAGCTAAGACTTTCGAGGTTGTCATTCAGCTGGGTTCGATTCTGGCTGTGGTGGTGATGTTCTGGAGGCGGCTATTTGGGCTTATCGGCATCAATTTTGGTCGTCAGCCACAGCAGGGCGCGCAGGGCGGTCGCCTGACGCTGGCTCATATCCTGTTAGGGATGCTTCCTGCGGTGGTACTGGGGCTTATTTTCCACGGTGAGATTAAAGAGCTATTTACCCCACGCACGGTCACCTATGCCTTGATTGTCGGCGGCATCCTGCTAATAGCGGCAGAGCTATTGAAGCCAAAAACGCCGCGCGCTGTTGCCGTCGACGATATGACATTGCGCCAGGCTTTTGTTATCGGCTGCTTCCAGTGTCTGGCTTTGTGGCCAGGTTTTTCGCGCTCAGGCGCGACGATTTCGGGCGGTATGCTCATGGGCGTAAGTCGCTACGCGGCCTCTGAGTTTTCATTCCTGCTGGCGGTGCCGATGATGATGGGGGCTACGGTGCTTGACCTCTACAAAAGCATCGGTTTTCTGACTATGGCTGACGTACCGATGTTTGCCGTCGGCTTTGTCACGGCATTCCTGGTAGCGCTGGTGGCGATTAAAACCTTCCTTGAAGTCATTAAGCGTATTTCGTTTATTCCATTTGCCATTTATCGCTTTATTGTTGCGATTATGGTTTACACCGTCTTTCTTTAA
- the rpoD gene encoding RNA polymerase sigma factor RpoD has product MEQNPQSQLKLLVTKGKEQGYLTYAEVNDHLPEDIVDSDQIEDIIQMINDMGIQVMEEAPDADDLMLGENTTDTDEDAAEAAAQVLSSVESEIGRTTDPVRMYMREMGTVELLTREGEIDIAKRIEDGINQVQCSVAEYPEAITYLLEQYDRVEAGESRLSDLITGFVDPNAEEEVGPTATHVGSELSQEEMDDDEDEDEDDSDDDSSDDDNSIDPELAREKFLELRTQYELTRDTIKSKGRSHADAQAQIQQLSDVFKQFRLVPKQFDFLVNSMRTMMDRVRTQERIIMKLCVELCKMPKKNFITLFTGNETSETWFNAAIAMNKPWSEKLHDVADDVQRSLQKLQQIEIETGLTIEQVKDINRRMSIGEAKARRAKKEMVEANLRLVISIAKKYTNRGLQFLDLIQEGNIGLMKAVDKFEYRRGYKFSTYATWWIRQAITRSIADQARTIRIPVHMIETINKLNRISRQMLQEMGREPTPEELAERMLMPEDKIRKVLKIAKEPISMETPIGDDEDSHLGDFIEDTTLELPLDSATTESLRAATHDVLAGLTAREAKVLRMRFGIDMNTDHTLEEVGKQFDVTRERIRQIEAKALRKLRHPSRSEVLRSFLDD; this is encoded by the coding sequence ATGGAGCAAAACCCGCAGTCACAGCTGAAACTTCTTGTCACCAAAGGTAAGGAGCAAGGCTATCTGACCTATGCTGAGGTCAATGACCATCTGCCGGAAGATATCGTCGACTCCGATCAGATCGAAGACATCATCCAAATGATTAACGACATGGGCATTCAGGTGATGGAAGAAGCACCGGATGCCGATGACCTGATGTTGGGCGAAAACACCACCGATACCGATGAAGACGCAGCGGAAGCCGCGGCTCAGGTGCTGTCCAGCGTTGAATCTGAAATTGGCCGGACAACCGATCCTGTGCGCATGTACATGCGCGAAATGGGCACCGTAGAACTGTTAACCCGCGAAGGCGAAATCGACATCGCTAAACGCATTGAAGATGGGATTAACCAGGTTCAGTGCTCGGTTGCCGAGTACCCGGAAGCGATTACCTATCTGCTGGAACAGTACGACCGCGTGGAAGCGGGCGAATCTCGCCTGTCTGACCTTATCACCGGTTTTGTCGATCCAAATGCGGAAGAAGAAGTTGGCCCGACCGCCACGCACGTCGGCTCTGAACTGTCTCAGGAAGAGATGGACGATGATGAAGACGAAGACGAGGATGATTCCGACGACGACAGCAGCGACGATGACAACAGCATCGACCCTGAACTGGCGCGTGAGAAATTCCTTGAGCTGCGTACCCAGTACGAACTGACTCGCGACACCATCAAAAGCAAAGGCCGCAGCCACGCTGATGCCCAGGCTCAGATCCAGCAGCTGTCTGATGTGTTCAAACAGTTCCGCCTGGTGCCAAAACAGTTCGATTTCCTGGTGAACAGCATGCGCACCATGATGGATCGCGTCCGTACTCAGGAACGCATCATCATGAAACTGTGCGTTGAGCTGTGCAAAATGCCGAAGAAAAACTTCATCACTTTGTTTACCGGTAACGAAACCAGCGAAACCTGGTTCAACGCCGCTATTGCGATGAACAAGCCGTGGTCTGAAAAACTGCATGACGTTGCAGATGACGTACAGCGCAGCCTTCAGAAACTGCAGCAAATTGAAATTGAAACCGGCCTGACCATCGAACAGGTTAAAGATATCAACCGCCGCATGTCTATCGGTGAAGCGAAAGCCCGCCGTGCGAAGAAAGAGATGGTTGAAGCTAACTTGCGTCTGGTTATTTCTATCGCTAAGAAATACACCAACCGCGGTCTGCAATTCCTTGATCTCATTCAGGAAGGTAACATCGGCCTGATGAAAGCCGTTGATAAGTTTGAATATCGCCGTGGTTATAAGTTCTCAACTTATGCAACCTGGTGGATCCGTCAGGCTATCACCCGCTCTATCGCTGACCAGGCGCGTACCATCCGTATTCCGGTACATATGATTGAGACTATCAACAAGCTCAACCGTATTTCGCGCCAGATGCTGCAAGAGATGGGCCGCGAGCCGACGCCTGAAGAGCTGGCTGAACGCATGCTGATGCCAGAAGATAAAATCCGTAAAGTGCTGAAAATCGCCAAAGAGCCAATCTCCATGGAAACGCCAATCGGCGACGATGAAGATTCACATCTGGGTGATTTCATCGAGGATACCACCCTCGAGCTGCCGCTGGACTCTGCAACCACCGAGAGCCTGCGCGCCGCCACTCACGACGTTCTGGCCGGCCTTACCGCTCGTGAAGCTAAAGTCCTGCGTATGCGCTTCGGTATCGATATGAATACCGACCACACGCTGGAAGAAGTAGGTAAACAGTTCGACGTAACCCGCGAACGTATCCGTCAGATTGAGGCGAAGGCGCTGCGCAAACTGCGCCACCCAAGCCGTTCTGAAGTGCTGCGTAGCTTCCTGGACGACTAA
- a CDS encoding phosphatase has protein sequence MAAGFLNIATTRDVLEVQDEMGSAVMWGELCDEPHVTEFSASERAMIESRDSFYMATVSQTGWPYIQHRGGPVGFLKVIDERTLAMADYRGNRQYITSGNLRGNMRACLFLMDYPSRTRLKIYVRVEVVSVDDDPELLAQVAPNGYRAKVERIYLLRLEAFDWNCPQHITPRYTAAQVAEHYAKPMKEQIAALEQENSLLRAQLERRGESK, from the coding sequence ATGGCGGCAGGTTTTCTAAATATCGCGACCACGCGCGACGTGCTTGAGGTTCAGGACGAGATGGGAAGCGCGGTGATGTGGGGCGAGTTGTGCGATGAGCCTCACGTAACTGAATTTAGCGCCAGCGAGCGGGCGATGATTGAAAGCCGCGATAGTTTCTATATGGCGACCGTTTCTCAAACCGGTTGGCCCTATATTCAGCATCGCGGCGGCCCGGTGGGCTTTCTCAAAGTCATCGATGAACGCACGCTTGCGATGGCTGACTATCGCGGTAATCGGCAGTACATTACCAGCGGCAACCTGCGAGGCAATATGCGGGCCTGCCTGTTTTTAATGGACTATCCCAGCCGTACCCGACTAAAAATATATGTGCGGGTAGAGGTTGTTTCTGTAGATGACGACCCGGAATTGCTGGCGCAGGTTGCCCCTAATGGCTATCGGGCTAAGGTTGAGCGAATTTATTTGTTACGTCTGGAGGCTTTCGACTGGAACTGCCCTCAGCATATTACCCCACGCTACACCGCGGCTCAGGTAGCGGAGCATTATGCTAAGCCTATGAAGGAGCAGATTGCGGCTTTAGAGCAGGAAAATAGTTTATTGAGGGCGCAGCTTGAGCGCCGGGGAGAAAGCAAATGA
- the rpsU gene encoding 30S ribosomal protein S21, with the protein MPVIKVRENEPFDVALRRFKRSCEKAGILAEVRRREFYEKPTTERKRAKASAVKRHAKKLARENARRTRLY; encoded by the coding sequence ATGCCGGTAATTAAAGTACGTGAAAACGAGCCGTTCGACGTAGCACTGCGTCGCTTCAAACGTTCCTGCGAAAAAGCGGGCATCCTGGCTGAAGTTCGTCGTCGTGAATTCTATGAAAAACCGACTACCGAACGTAAACGCGCTAAAGCTTCAGCAGTAAAACGTCACGCTAAGAAGCTGGCTCGCGAAAACGCACGCCGTACTCGTCTGTACTAG
- a CDS encoding 7,8-dihydroneopterin aldolase, with amino-acid sequence MDIVFIEQLSVITTIGVYDWEQGIEQKLVFDIEMGWDNSHAAVSDDVNDCLSYADISDAVIGHVAGQRFALVERVAEEVAQLLLNRFNSPWVRIKLSKPGAVARAANVGVIIERSSGK; translated from the coding sequence ATGGATATTGTATTTATAGAGCAACTTTCGGTAATCACCACCATTGGTGTGTATGACTGGGAGCAAGGTATCGAACAGAAGCTTGTGTTCGATATCGAAATGGGTTGGGACAATAGTCATGCAGCGGTGAGCGATGATGTTAATGATTGCCTCAGCTATGCAGACATCAGCGACGCCGTCATCGGCCACGTCGCCGGCCAGCGTTTTGCCCTGGTAGAGCGCGTAGCAGAAGAGGTGGCTCAATTATTATTGAATCGCTTCAACTCTCCATGGGTACGCATCAAGTTGAGTAAACCCGGTGCGGTTGCGCGGGCGGCCAATGTTGGCGTCATTATTGAGCGCAGTAGCGGCAAATAA
- the plsY gene encoding glycerol-3-phosphate acyltransferase, with product MAGLPDPRDNGSHNPGATNVLRIGGKGAAFAVLVFDILKGMLPVWAAYELGVTPFWLGLIAIAACLGHIWPVFFGFRGGKGVATAFGAIAPIGWDLTGVMTGTWLLTVLLSGYSSLGAIVSALVAPFYVWWFKPQFTFPVAMLSCLILIRHHDNIQRLWRGQETKVWKKLRRKKSPESSATEENSEKKE from the coding sequence ATGGCGGGTCTGCCCGATCCCAGGGATAACGGGTCGCACAATCCTGGAGCCACCAACGTCCTGCGCATAGGCGGTAAAGGCGCGGCGTTTGCGGTACTGGTTTTCGATATTCTTAAAGGCATGCTCCCGGTATGGGCCGCCTATGAACTCGGCGTGACTCCATTCTGGCTGGGTCTTATCGCTATTGCCGCCTGTCTTGGCCATATCTGGCCGGTCTTCTTCGGTTTCCGCGGCGGTAAAGGCGTTGCCACGGCATTTGGTGCAATCGCGCCTATCGGCTGGGATCTCACCGGCGTCATGACCGGCACCTGGCTTTTAACCGTGCTGCTAAGCGGCTATTCATCGCTCGGCGCTATCGTCAGCGCGCTGGTTGCACCATTTTACGTATGGTGGTTCAAGCCGCAATTCACCTTCCCGGTCGCCATGCTGTCCTGTCTTATTCTTATTCGCCACCACGATAATATTCAGCGTCTGTGGCGTGGGCAGGAAACCAAGGTCTGGAAAAAGCTGCGCAGAAAGAAATCCCCTGAAAGCAGCGCTACTGAAGAGAACTCAGAAAAAAAGGAGTGA
- the tsaD gene encoding tRNA N6-adenosine threonylcarbamoyltransferase — protein MRVLGIETSCDETGIAIYDDQQGLLANQLYSQIKLHADYGGVVPELASRDHVRKTVPLIQAAIKEAGLTAKDIDAVAYTAGPGLVGALLVGATVGRALAFAWDVPAVPVHHMEGHLLAPMLEDNPPQFPFVALLVSGGHTQLISVTGIGEYQLLGESIDDAAGEAFDKTAKLLGLDYPGGPLLSKMAAQGTPGRFVFPRPMTDRPGLDFSFSGLKTFAANTIRNNESDAQTHADIARAFEDAVVDTLMIKCKRALEQTGFKRLVMAGGVSANRTLRERLAIMMQKRGGEVFYARPEFCTDNGAMIAYAGMVRFKAGVEGELSVSVRPRWPLAELPAVS, from the coding sequence ATGCGTGTACTGGGAATTGAGACATCCTGCGATGAAACCGGCATCGCCATTTATGACGACCAGCAAGGGTTACTTGCTAACCAGCTGTATAGCCAGATAAAACTTCATGCCGACTACGGCGGCGTAGTGCCGGAGCTGGCATCGCGCGATCACGTGCGTAAAACGGTGCCGTTGATTCAGGCTGCAATAAAAGAAGCGGGGCTGACGGCTAAAGATATCGATGCCGTAGCGTATACCGCAGGTCCAGGCCTGGTTGGGGCGCTATTGGTTGGCGCGACGGTTGGCCGTGCGCTGGCGTTTGCCTGGGATGTTCCGGCGGTTCCGGTTCACCATATGGAAGGCCACCTTTTAGCTCCTATGCTGGAAGATAATCCACCGCAGTTCCCGTTTGTCGCGCTGCTGGTTTCCGGAGGCCACACTCAGCTTATTAGCGTAACCGGCATTGGTGAATACCAGCTGCTGGGCGAGTCAATTGATGATGCTGCTGGTGAAGCTTTCGATAAGACCGCGAAGCTACTGGGGCTGGATTATCCGGGTGGCCCGCTGTTGTCAAAAATGGCAGCCCAGGGTACGCCGGGGCGCTTTGTTTTTCCGCGTCCGATGACCGACCGACCGGGGCTGGACTTTAGTTTTTCCGGCCTGAAAACTTTTGCTGCTAATACTATTCGAAACAATGAAAGTGACGCGCAGACCCATGCCGACATCGCCCGGGCTTTTGAAGATGCGGTCGTTGATACGTTAATGATCAAATGCAAGCGTGCACTGGAACAAACCGGTTTTAAACGCCTGGTTATGGCAGGCGGAGTGAGCGCTAACCGCACTCTGCGTGAGCGCCTGGCCATAATGATGCAGAAACGGGGCGGTGAAGTCTTCTACGCGCGACCTGAATTTTGCACCGATAATGGCGCGATGATTGCCTACGCGGGCATGGTTCGTTTTAAAGCTGGCGTTGAGGGCGAGCTGAGCGTTAGCGTGCGTCCACGCTGGCCTCTGGCCGAGCTTCCTGCCGTCTCCTGA
- the mug gene encoding G/U mismatch-specific DNA glycosylase: MIDDILAPGLRVVFCGINPGLSSAQQGLPFANPSNRFWKVLHLAGFTSQQLRPDQAMQLMDYGCGLTRLVERATVQASEIKGEEYREGGIALIEKIQKWQPAVLAILGKQAYERAFRVRGAVWGKQEATIGETEIWVLPNTSGLNRATLDKLVEAYRELDEALATSGR; the protein is encoded by the coding sequence ATGATTGATGATATTTTGGCACCAGGGCTGAGAGTGGTGTTCTGTGGTATCAATCCCGGGCTCTCTTCTGCGCAGCAGGGGCTGCCGTTCGCTAATCCCTCAAATCGATTCTGGAAGGTGTTACATCTGGCCGGATTTACCAGCCAGCAGCTGCGTCCCGACCAGGCGATGCAATTGATGGATTACGGCTGCGGCCTGACCCGACTGGTGGAGCGCGCTACGGTTCAGGCCAGTGAAATTAAGGGTGAAGAGTATCGGGAAGGGGGAATTGCCCTTATCGAGAAAATCCAAAAATGGCAGCCGGCAGTGTTGGCTATTCTAGGTAAGCAGGCTTATGAGCGTGCCTTTCGCGTTCGAGGGGCGGTATGGGGTAAGCAGGAGGCCACCATTGGCGAGACGGAAATTTGGGTGTTGCCGAATACCAGTGGCCTGAACCGGGCTACCCTGGATAAACTGGTGGAAGCCTATCGTGAGCTTGATGAGGCTTTGGCGACTAGTGGACGCTGA